One genomic region from Bdellovibrionota bacterium encodes:
- a CDS encoding cysteine dioxygenase family protein yields the protein MYQVHAAIKPTSINIDWKGLMSEISKDFSKTREVLLNAGVNAQILSNFCIAPTGNEPYGRSILFAAPDFEIMLATWAPGAICAPHNHGFSNGAVWLIEGTFIESHFNFDQGLALVGQPKVKSQDTLLNVDNGDIHSMQSVFGGVSLHLYSPPIHNMKVFDENTKSTLIVTDDCGAWVPAENKILNRELWQNL from the coding sequence ATGTATCAAGTTCACGCAGCAATAAAGCCCACCTCTATAAATATTGACTGGAAAGGTCTCATGTCAGAGATCAGTAAGGACTTTTCTAAGACCCGTGAAGTACTCCTCAACGCAGGAGTGAACGCTCAAATTCTTTCAAATTTCTGTATTGCGCCAACGGGTAATGAGCCTTATGGCCGCTCTATACTATTCGCGGCTCCAGACTTTGAAATCATGTTAGCTACGTGGGCCCCGGGAGCGATCTGTGCTCCACATAATCACGGATTCTCTAATGGTGCAGTTTGGTTAATCGAAGGAACTTTCATCGAAAGTCATTTCAATTTTGATCAAGGTTTAGCTCTTGTAGGTCAACCTAAGGTAAAAAGCCAAGACACTCTCCTAAATGTAGACAATGGGGATATCCATTCTATGCAATCAGTCTTTGGTGGAGTTTCTTTGCATCTTTATTCGCCGCCGATTCACAACATGAAAGTTTTTGATGAAAATACGAAATCCACACTCATCGTAACAGATGATTGCGGTGCGTGGGTGCCGGCAGAAAATAAAATTCTAAATCGCGAATTATGGCAGAATCTTTAA